One Lachnospiraceae bacterium C1.1 genomic region harbors:
- the nrdD gene encoding anaerobic ribonucleoside-triphosphate reductase, with protein sequence MNIIKRNGEEVEFDGEKIVAAVKKANKEVTENLRLDDAGIREVEEHVEAYCASMSRAMNVEEIQDMVENEIMQAGKYELARKYITYRYRRALVRKSNTTDDKILSLISFKNEDVKQENSNKNPVLASTQRDYMAGEVSKDLARRFFMPEDVMDANDKGIIHVHDLDYVSQQIHNCDLVNLEDMLQNGTVISETKIEKPHSFRTACNIATQIIAQVASSQYGGQSITLSHLVPFVDVSRQNYRKAVREEFEAEGLPLSEEKINEIAEMRVRKEVRDGVQVIQYQVITLMTTNGQAPFVTVFMYLDEVPEGRIREDLALVIEEMLKQRIKGVKNEKGNFITPAFPKLIYVLDEDNVTKDSKYWYLTELAAQCTAKRMVPDYISAKIMKELKGDVYPCMGCRSFLTPDTVGLGENGAHKYYGRFNQGVCTINLVDLACSSGKDEEKFWKLFDERLELCKKALMCRHERLMGTPSDVAPILWQYGALARLKKGEVIDKYLFDNYSTISLGYAGICEMTRYMKGCSHTQEPGTSFALKVMQHMNDKCAEWRAETNISFSLYGTPLESTTYEFAKKLQRRFGIIEGVTDKNYITNSYHVHVTENINAFDKLKFESQFQELSPGGAISYVEVPNMNNNIDAVISVMQYIYNNIMYAELNTKSDFCQVCGYEGEIQIVSDEKTGKLVWECPSCHNRNQDKMNVARRTCGYIGTQFWNQGRTQEIKERVLHLSEHMMQK encoded by the coding sequence ATGAACATCATTAAACGTAACGGCGAAGAAGTAGAATTTGATGGAGAAAAGATCGTAGCAGCCGTAAAAAAAGCCAATAAGGAAGTTACGGAAAACCTGAGACTTGATGATGCAGGAATCAGAGAAGTTGAGGAGCATGTGGAAGCATACTGCGCTTCAATGAGCAGAGCCATGAATGTAGAAGAGATACAGGATATGGTAGAGAATGAGATCATGCAGGCAGGAAAATACGAGCTCGCAAGAAAATACATCACCTACCGCTACAGACGTGCTCTTGTACGTAAATCCAATACAACCGATGACAAGATCTTATCACTCATCAGTTTTAAAAATGAGGATGTAAAGCAGGAAAACTCCAATAAAAATCCTGTTCTTGCATCAACACAGAGAGATTACATGGCAGGAGAGGTTTCCAAGGATCTTGCACGCCGTTTCTTCATGCCGGAAGACGTTATGGATGCAAATGACAAGGGAATCATTCATGTACATGACCTTGATTATGTCTCACAGCAGATTCACAACTGTGACCTCGTAAACTTGGAAGACATGCTTCAGAACGGAACTGTTATCTCAGAGACAAAGATCGAGAAACCTCATTCATTCCGCACAGCCTGCAATATCGCTACGCAGATCATTGCCCAGGTTGCAAGTTCACAGTACGGCGGACAGTCGATCACCCTTTCACATCTCGTACCTTTTGTAGATGTGAGCCGTCAGAATTACAGAAAGGCCGTAAGGGAAGAGTTTGAGGCAGAGGGACTTCCGCTTTCAGAGGAAAAGATCAACGAGATCGCAGAGATGCGTGTACGCAAGGAAGTAAGAGACGGTGTACAGGTTATCCAGTATCAGGTCATCACCCTTATGACAACAAACGGACAGGCTCCCTTCGTAACTGTATTTATGTATCTTGACGAAGTTCCGGAAGGCAGGATCAGAGAAGATCTCGCGCTCGTTATCGAGGAAATGCTCAAGCAGCGTATCAAGGGCGTTAAGAATGAAAAGGGTAACTTCATTACCCCTGCATTCCCTAAGCTCATATATGTTCTTGATGAAGACAATGTTACAAAGGATTCAAAATACTGGTATCTGACAGAGCTTGCTGCACAGTGCACAGCAAAGAGAATGGTTCCGGATTATATCTCAGCAAAGATCATGAAGGAACTTAAGGGTGATGTTTACCCATGCATGGGCTGCAGAAGCTTCTTAACACCTGATACAGTAGGTCTTGGCGAGAACGGCGCCCACAAATATTACGGACGTTTCAACCAGGGTGTCTGCACTATCAACTTAGTTGACCTTGCATGTTCATCGGGTAAAGATGAGGAAAAATTCTGGAAGCTCTTTGATGAGAGACTTGAGCTTTGTAAGAAAGCGCTTATGTGCCGTCATGAGAGACTTATGGGAACACCTTCAGATGTTGCTCCTATCCTCTGGCAGTATGGCGCTCTTGCACGACTTAAGAAGGGCGAAGTTATCGATAAATATCTCTTCGATAACTATTCAACTATTTCATTAGGATATGCCGGAATCTGCGAAATGACCAGATACATGAAGGGATGCTCACATACGCAGGAGCCCGGAACATCATTTGCTCTCAAGGTAATGCAGCACATGAACGATAAGTGTGCAGAGTGGAGAGCAGAGACCAACATCAGCTTCAGTCTTTACGGAACTCCGCTCGAGTCAACTACTTACGAGTTCGCAAAGAAGCTTCAGAGAAGATTCGGCATCATCGAGGGTGTTACAGATAAAAACTACATCACAAACAGCTACCATGTTCACGTAACCGAGAACATCAACGCTTTTGATAAACTTAAATTTGAGTCACAGTTCCAGGAACTTTCTCCGGGTGGAGCCATCAGCTATGTAGAAGTTCCTAACATGAACAACAACATTGACGCTGTTATCTCAGTAATGCAGTATATCTACAACAATATCATGTATGCTGAGCTTAATACAAAGAGTGATTTCTGCCAGGTTTGCGGATATGAAGGCGAGATTCAGATAGTTTCTGATGAGAAGACCGGCAAGCTCGTTTGGGAGTGCCCATCCTGCCATAACCGCAATCAGGACAAAATGAATGTTGCAAGACGTACCTGCGGTTATATCGGAACACAGTTCTGGAACCAGGGACGTACCCAGGAGATAAAAGAGAGAGTGCTTCATTTGAGCGAGCATATGATGCAGAAATAA
- a CDS encoding glycoside hydrolase family 127 protein, which yields MKERLFKKKGRHLALILSASMVFSAMVPAPVPVFADGKKELVSYDFTDYSSTIINDSSGQGRAGVMRNYDKGGFKVIDANIYGREVKALSLPGGDDGGYLEFPEGILDGEDEITISAWVRLKTDTAYQRIWDFGNGQTNYFYLLSNGANDGFKGYSSAITKSGWSNEKGISSGEDGDIAKNKWVLTTVTIDGSDMKLYADGELVGEKDTGISVADLGKLDKCYLGKGQFSDPPTKADFADVTIYNYAMTEDEVADKCSFDDEDLLAGDKAELTLDGIDTEAVTEDFELPLKGSNGSDISWSCNSRYLSVSGANADVTRPDVGEDDAELTLTANLELGDAKDEKDFELKILAEESDEEKVKKDLEKISIENEAAVTEDIELPKKGEIYASDISWESSDEAYLSSSGKVTRPAVGEDDVKVTLTAKAKKGSVEAEKKFELTILARKEANSIVSSDEINVETKVGDAPSLPNFVRVYFADGSSQKILISWPSEIDRSKYSEPGSFDIKGSLVGIEHSSVVAHVKVTEDYSEDVRIEAKGFELEDVSLDGDKDTILTQNMARDLAYLKKLDNDRMLYNFRKTFGEDTKGAEPLGGWDEPTGLLRGHSTGHYLSALSLAYASTGDKEIKEKLDEMIHELRRLQKMSKGKASDFKTKGTSQSVWSTDPEEWGEGFISAYSPDQFALLEVYTPYATIWAPYYTLHKLMAGFIDAYQYSGNEEALETAKALGSWIHDRLGACSEEQRSKMWDMYIAGELGGMNESMAKLYEITGESEYLETAKYFDNTKFFNNLSHNIDDIHGRHANQHIPQIIGALEIFEATEKEGEAEKYYYKVAKNFWDRVVRDYAYSIGGVGTGENFKEAGKQAANINTDRNCETCAAYNMLKLTKMLYEYDPEDASYMDYYERVLDNQIIASQDPDQATSNDVTYMLPIGNGVRKTYSDDYQSFTCCHGTGMENHVKYQEAAYFKKDDTLYVNLYMPTTVNWKEKGLKIVQENEFPSEDSVIKVESLEADSDEKINMKLRVPYWAVNGFKVKVNGETVVKDADPSSYVELTELKSGDEISVNMPFGYHLSATPDKIGGSEIASVMYGPLVLVAKSNDTNWKTLRFAENIEASIKKSDKDALTMTTNGLSFEPMYRAHHYNYTTYFKILQTSDDAEYYDVKLTNETPKYGEASVNSELVKEGGDVEVSVKSKDGYKLKYIKVNGENLEADESGKYLIKNVDKELKILVRFAKDLPSKADPDALELAAVAASDYTASWENLDGINNKNNEPSSSAPGTNVGWGNWSQQQGSKHWISYTWDYPVKLNTNEIYWYDDGGGTRVPSEISFEYSDENGEWHEAKMKDNDKDIFSLNRYNTVKVETVTATTLRMNLTIADFDGCAGTGVLRWKVSYEEDKTPSQPDAPEKPETPSDADAPEKPETPSQPDAPETPDTDAEVEKTANGYILKNEYFTVETGKYGEIYSLQINNDKFNTNYVMNTKNASAQNTKGHEWLGEVMLQTRSGEEKSWTKERTARSDSARKVTLSGNRVIVTYENAGEKDGIKNVKLTEIYSLDGNKLKWDISVKNATEDMLEVGDLGLPLPFNEFWTAGDEIYETRVVDHSFVGQNGSYIYVTRPSGQGKFLLMTPDKKTGAGFEYQDHWRVGEHSGDETAWCQDQSGWQNGLNVFYIHSAAIKETGRGYLPNTSLKLDAGEEKTYSFNFTAVDDEADMKSALYKEGLIDAVAVPGMAFPKDMPAKIYLHTEYDAEDIDIDIKCPHDLKLYEGKKNFVSSEMKHTADDSNTYAEYEKTVIIDGENYHVYDLHFDELGQHNAVISYDGDKKTTLQFYIMDNAADALETHSKFMVEKTQLDTPGKIGDAVFDDWMMDNKTTRSEVENGYFQMSYWGWGDDWGLTHGTFLAEKNVFQPVASEIKALDKYLDTAIWNGLMGEHHDDYLVHDFLVEEPNPSPIYRGYAYPHIYNTYFMMYEIASRYPDMADYIESPDTYLMRAYNIMMAYYSDSVGYNWGTGVMGESTTPAIIDALEKEGHVEEAEKVVEIMDKKYESFKEQKYPYGSEYSYDNTGEEAVYVLAKLQKEAGNDTKNAERMMKAINTKTRACRGNQPIWYHYADPVTNCGENWWQFQYSASLIGYCMNDYLLHQDNEYESSDARAVAERMNYAAKLANLTCINSGQIDSDPENIGTVAWTYQAEMGNLGGQGTGGGKLHNGWRQMAGEADLGLFGALQILSADVSEDPVFGLFGYGCEVSEKDNAYDVKPCDGLYTKLNLIDQKFSMELKRDQYTRAIVNKDRTALKLMVKNLEKTAHSSDLELINLKKGSYELFVDGKSAGRFSADSDKTVVPVKLPAAADAEIVIKPADKVEADVSVEACEDITAYISDKIYISGKADDKGDIAKTPEVKWTLADEENADDVEIKSPAKLKSRVIFKKPGSYKFILTAVESGVSDSVIVKVLKDPETIIARRKLISLVESMKKADLSKVEEGKENLEKAIVSANEAADNKSAELSELNDAMKGLKKAFSEIKVKNNNLAFIAEISASYTSGWEDIKAVNDGKLPKNANESSYSHWGSWGNSSSEESLTYKWPAEVEIDSSNLYLWYDGNTITSGGIKFPKSYKYEYLDENGSWKSLETEMPMETDKFSTVSFDRIKTSSICVILEKRAADGEGVGVHEWEIIGQPVEYMITPDEPETPDVPDEPETPETPETPEEPETPVSPSQPDAPETPEKPETPEVPETPEEPEMPEIPVNPDTPSDPDAPETPASPSEDTAPAEDNSPKAPEGNEITGDNCVLTTGNKYYIRTDFKVKKFIISDKKVLKVTKKGKVRVKRAGIVTITAKGKNGETKVFSNIVVEKPKLSSLIVNSRETIDISEMLTGVTYSKADSYASSNTKVAAIDANGKITINGAGKTKITVIFGKKKFKKTLKVRI from the coding sequence ATGAAAGAGAGGCTTTTTAAGAAAAAAGGACGACATCTGGCATTGATATTGTCAGCGTCAATGGTCTTCTCGGCAATGGTTCCGGCACCTGTGCCGGTTTTTGCCGATGGTAAAAAAGAACTCGTAAGCTACGACTTTACGGATTACAGTTCGACGATCATAAATGATTCGTCGGGACAGGGAAGAGCCGGAGTCATGAGAAATTATGACAAAGGCGGATTCAAGGTTATAGATGCCAATATATATGGCCGCGAGGTAAAGGCTCTGTCACTCCCGGGCGGAGATGACGGAGGCTATCTGGAGTTTCCTGAGGGAATACTCGATGGAGAAGATGAAATAACTATCTCTGCCTGGGTCAGATTAAAGACCGATACGGCATATCAGAGAATATGGGATTTCGGAAACGGCCAGACAAATTATTTTTATCTGCTTTCGAATGGCGCCAATGATGGATTTAAGGGATATTCATCCGCCATTACGAAATCAGGCTGGAGTAATGAAAAGGGAATATCAAGCGGTGAAGATGGGGACATTGCGAAGAATAAATGGGTCCTTACAACAGTCACAATAGACGGCAGCGATATGAAGCTTTATGCTGACGGAGAACTTGTAGGAGAGAAGGACACTGGTATAAGCGTTGCCGATCTTGGAAAACTTGATAAATGTTATCTCGGAAAAGGACAGTTCAGCGATCCTCCGACAAAGGCGGATTTTGCAGATGTAACTATATATAATTACGCAATGACCGAGGATGAAGTTGCGGATAAATGCAGCTTCGATGATGAAGATCTTCTTGCAGGAGATAAGGCGGAGCTTACGCTTGACGGGATTGATACGGAGGCAGTAACGGAAGATTTTGAACTTCCGCTCAAAGGATCAAATGGCTCTGACATAAGCTGGTCCTGCAACAGCAGATATCTCAGCGTAAGCGGAGCAAATGCCGATGTCACGAGACCTGATGTTGGTGAGGATGATGCGGAGCTTACACTTACGGCAAATCTTGAACTCGGAGATGCAAAGGATGAGAAGGATTTTGAACTCAAAATTCTTGCCGAGGAATCTGACGAGGAAAAGGTAAAAAAAGACCTTGAAAAGATTTCCATAGAAAACGAAGCTGCTGTAACTGAAGATATAGAACTTCCAAAAAAGGGAGAAATATACGCTTCAGACATTAGCTGGGAGTCCTCTGATGAAGCGTATCTCAGCAGTTCGGGAAAAGTTACAAGACCTGCAGTGGGAGAAGATGATGTTAAAGTCACACTTACTGCAAAGGCAAAAAAAGGAAGCGTAGAGGCCGAGAAGAAATTTGAGCTTACTATTCTTGCGAGAAAAGAGGCAAACTCGATAGTTTCTTCTGATGAAATAAACGTAGAAACCAAGGTTGGCGACGCGCCTTCACTTCCGAATTTCGTAAGAGTTTATTTTGCAGACGGAAGCAGTCAGAAGATACTTATATCCTGGCCTTCGGAAATTGATAGGAGTAAATATTCAGAGCCCGGAAGCTTTGACATTAAAGGGTCTCTTGTTGGTATCGAGCATTCTTCCGTAGTTGCTCATGTCAAAGTTACGGAGGATTACAGTGAAGATGTTAGGATAGAGGCTAAGGGTTTTGAGCTTGAGGATGTGAGCCTTGACGGAGATAAGGATACGATCCTTACCCAGAATATGGCGCGTGATCTTGCCTACCTTAAAAAACTTGATAATGACAGAATGCTCTATAATTTCAGAAAGACTTTTGGAGAGGACACAAAAGGCGCTGAGCCGCTTGGTGGCTGGGATGAGCCCACAGGACTTTTAAGAGGTCATTCTACAGGACATTATCTCTCAGCACTTTCACTTGCGTATGCTTCTACAGGTGATAAAGAGATCAAAGAAAAGCTTGACGAAATGATCCATGAGCTCAGAAGACTCCAGAAGATGTCTAAGGGCAAGGCAAGTGATTTCAAGACAAAAGGAACCAGTCAGAGCGTATGGAGTACTGATCCGGAAGAATGGGGAGAAGGATTTATAAGTGCTTATTCTCCTGATCAGTTTGCATTACTTGAGGTTTATACACCCTATGCAACAATTTGGGCACCTTATTATACTCTGCACAAACTTATGGCAGGTTTTATAGATGCATATCAGTACAGCGGAAATGAAGAAGCGCTTGAAACCGCAAAGGCTCTCGGAAGCTGGATTCATGACAGACTTGGTGCCTGCAGCGAGGAGCAGCGCTCAAAAATGTGGGATATGTATATCGCCGGAGAGCTTGGCGGAATGAATGAATCCATGGCAAAGCTCTATGAGATCACTGGTGAAAGTGAATATTTAGAAACCGCAAAATATTTTGATAATACCAAATTCTTTAATAATTTAAGCCACAATATCGATGACATTCACGGACGTCATGCTAACCAGCACATCCCTCAGATAATAGGTGCTTTGGAGATTTTTGAAGCGACCGAAAAAGAGGGTGAGGCTGAGAAATATTATTACAAGGTTGCAAAGAATTTCTGGGACAGAGTTGTAAGAGACTATGCCTATTCCATAGGCGGAGTAGGAACCGGCGAAAACTTTAAGGAAGCCGGAAAGCAGGCTGCAAATATCAATACAGACAGAAACTGTGAGACCTGCGCAGCCTACAATATGCTGAAGCTCACAAAAATGCTCTATGAATATGATCCTGAGGATGCATCCTATATGGATTATTATGAGAGAGTTCTGGATAACCAGATCATTGCATCACAGGATCCGGATCAGGCGACAAGCAATGATGTTACTTATATGCTCCCGATAGGAAACGGCGTCAGAAAGACCTATTCCGATGATTATCAGAGCTTCACCTGCTGTCACGGAACCGGTATGGAAAATCACGTTAAATATCAGGAGGCAGCATATTTCAAAAAGGACGATACCCTTTATGTCAATCTTTATATGCCGACAACTGTAAACTGGAAGGAAAAGGGACTTAAGATAGTTCAGGAAAACGAATTCCCTTCAGAGGACTCAGTCATAAAAGTTGAATCTCTTGAAGCTGACTCTGATGAAAAGATCAATATGAAACTGAGGGTTCCTTACTGGGCAGTGAACGGATTTAAGGTAAAAGTAAACGGTGAGACTGTTGTAAAAGATGCTGATCCATCAAGTTATGTGGAATTGACAGAGCTTAAGAGTGGTGATGAAATATCCGTAAATATGCCTTTTGGATATCATCTTTCTGCAACTCCCGATAAGATCGGCGGAAGCGAGATCGCAAGCGTAATGTACGGGCCTCTCGTTCTCGTTGCAAAGAGCAATGACACAAACTGGAAGACCTTGAGATTTGCAGAGAATATTGAAGCATCTATTAAGAAAAGTGATAAAGACGCTCTTACAATGACAACAAACGGACTCAGCTTTGAGCCTATGTACAGAGCGCATCACTATAATTACACGACTTACTTCAAGATTTTGCAGACAAGCGACGATGCGGAATATTATGATGTTAAGCTTACAAATGAGACTCCTAAATACGGTGAAGCTTCCGTTAACTCAGAGCTCGTTAAAGAGGGCGGTGATGTTGAAGTTTCGGTAAAGAGTAAAGATGGATATAAGCTTAAATACATTAAAGTTAACGGAGAAAATCTCGAAGCAGATGAAAGCGGAAAATACCTTATAAAGAATGTTGATAAGGAGTTGAAGATCCTTGTAAGGTTTGCAAAAGATCTCCCTTCAAAAGCAGATCCGGACGCACTGGAGCTTGCAGCTGTCGCAGCTTCGGATTATACAGCTTCATGGGAAAATCTGGATGGAATCAACAACAAAAATAATGAGCCTTCATCATCTGCACCCGGAACAAATGTGGGCTGGGGCAACTGGTCACAGCAGCAGGGCTCAAAGCACTGGATCTCCTATACCTGGGACTATCCTGTAAAGCTCAATACAAACGAAATCTACTGGTATGATGACGGCGGCGGAACGAGAGTACCTTCGGAAATAAGCTTTGAATATTCCGACGAGAACGGCGAATGGCATGAAGCTAAAATGAAGGATAATGACAAAGATATATTCAGCCTTAACCGTTATAATACGGTAAAAGTTGAAACTGTCACCGCGACAACGCTCAGAATGAATCTTACGATCGCAGATTTTGACGGATGTGCAGGAACAGGAGTGCTCAGATGGAAGGTCAGCTATGAGGAGGATAAAACACCGAGTCAGCCAGATGCACCCGAAAAGCCTGAAACACCAAGTGATGCTGACGCACCGGAAAAGCCTGAAACACCGAGTCAGCCTGACGCACCTGAAACACCTGATACAGATGCAGAGGTTGAAAAGACTGCAAACGGATATATTCTTAAAAATGAGTATTTTACAGTAGAAACAGGTAAATACGGAGAAATATATTCACTGCAGATAAATAATGACAAATTTAATACCAATTATGTCATGAACACGAAGAATGCCTCTGCTCAGAATACAAAAGGACATGAGTGGCTTGGCGAAGTTATGCTTCAGACCAGGAGCGGAGAAGAAAAGTCCTGGACAAAGGAGAGAACCGCAAGGTCAGACAGTGCCCGTAAAGTTACTCTTTCCGGCAACAGAGTTATTGTAACCTATGAAAATGCCGGAGAAAAAGATGGAATTAAGAATGTTAAGCTTACAGAAATCTATTCACTCGATGGAAATAAGCTTAAATGGGATATTTCAGTAAAGAATGCAACTGAGGATATGCTCGAAGTTGGTGATCTCGGGCTTCCGCTTCCGTTTAATGAATTCTGGACTGCAGGAGACGAGATTTATGAAACAAGAGTTGTTGATCACAGTTTTGTAGGACAGAACGGTTCCTATATTTATGTGACAAGACCCAGCGGACAGGGCAAATTCCTGCTGATGACTCCTGACAAAAAGACAGGTGCCGGATTTGAATATCAGGATCACTGGCGTGTTGGAGAGCACAGCGGAGATGAGACCGCATGGTGTCAGGATCAGTCAGGATGGCAGAACGGACTCAATGTTTTCTATATTCACTCGGCAGCTATAAAAGAGACAGGAAGAGGATATCTTCCCAATACATCATTAAAGCTTGATGCCGGTGAAGAAAAGACTTACAGCTTTAATTTTACTGCTGTTGATGATGAAGCTGATATGAAATCTGCTCTTTATAAAGAGGGACTTATAGATGCAGTTGCAGTTCCGGGAATGGCATTCCCTAAGGATATGCCGGCAAAGATCTACCTTCATACGGAATATGATGCTGAGGATATCGACATAGATATCAAATGCCCTCATGATCTTAAACTTTATGAAGGAAAGAAGAATTTTGTCAGCAGTGAAATGAAACATACGGCGGACGACAGTAATACCTATGCAGAGTATGAAAAGACCGTGATTATAGATGGGGAAAATTATCATGTTTATGATCTTCATTTTGATGAGCTCGGTCAGCACAATGCTGTTATCAGCTACGACGGAGATAAAAAGACTACACTCCAGTTTTATATAATGGACAATGCAGCCGATGCGCTGGAGACACATTCTAAATTTATGGTAGAAAAGACCCAGCTTGATACACCGGGCAAGATCGGAGATGCAGTTTTCGACGACTGGATGATGGATAATAAGACCACCAGAAGCGAAGTGGAAAATGGATATTTCCAGATGAGCTACTGGGGCTGGGGAGATGACTGGGGACTTACCCATGGTACCTTCCTTGCTGAAAAGAACGTATTCCAGCCTGTTGCCTCCGAGATAAAAGCATTGGATAAATATCTCGATACTGCGATCTGGAACGGACTTATGGGAGAGCATCATGATGACTATCTGGTGCATGATTTCCTCGTAGAGGAGCCCAATCCTTCTCCTATTTACAGAGGTTATGCTTATCCTCATATTTACAATACTTATTTCATGATGTATGAGATAGCATCTAGATATCCGGATATGGCTGATTACATCGAAAGTCCTGATACTTACCTCATGCGTGCCTACAATATCATGATGGCATATTATTCGGATTCTGTCGGATATAACTGGGGCACAGGTGTTATGGGAGAGAGCACGACTCCTGCAATTATAGATGCGCTTGAAAAAGAGGGACATGTAGAAGAAGCAGAAAAAGTCGTTGAGATCATGGATAAAAAATATGAGAGTTTCAAAGAGCAGAAATATCCTTATGGCTCTGAGTACTCTTACGACAACACCGGTGAAGAGGCTGTTTACGTACTTGCAAAGCTTCAGAAAGAAGCCGGAAATGATACGAAAAATGCCGAAAGAATGATGAAGGCAATTAATACAAAGACCCGTGCCTGCAGAGGAAATCAGCCTATATGGTATCACTATGCCGATCCTGTGACCAACTGTGGTGAGAACTGGTGGCAATTCCAGTATTCAGCTTCACTTATCGGATACTGCATGAACGACTACCTCCTGCATCAGGATAATGAATATGAAAGCTCCGATGCGAGAGCGGTTGCAGAGAGAATGAACTATGCAGCTAAACTTGCAAACCTTACCTGCATAAATTCCGGACAGATCGATTCTGATCCTGAAAATATAGGAACTGTTGCCTGGACCTATCAGGCAGAGATGGGAAATCTCGGAGGACAGGGAACCGGCGGTGGAAAGCTTCACAATGGCTGGAGACAGATGGCCGGCGAAGCTGATCTGGGACTTTTCGGAGCATTGCAGATCCTTTCTGCAGATGTTTCTGAGGATCCGGTATTTGGTCTTTTCGGATACGGATGCGAAGTAAGCGAAAAAGATAATGCTTATGATGTAAAACCCTGCGACGGACTTTATACAAAACTTAACCTTATAGATCAGAAATTCAGCATGGAGCTTAAGAGAGACCAGTATACACGCGCGATTGTAAATAAAGACCGCACTGCATTGAAGCTTATGGTCAAAAATCTTGAAAAGACAGCTCACAGCTCTGATCTGGAACTTATCAATCTGAAAAAGGGAAGCTACGAATTATTTGTTGACGGAAAATCTGCAGGCAGGTTCAGCGCAGATAGCGACAAGACCGTAGTTCCTGTAAAACTTCCGGCGGCAGCGGATGCTGAAATTGTAATAAAGCCTGCTGATAAAGTTGAAGCAGATGTATCCGTAGAAGCCTGTGAAGATATAACAGCTTATATTTCCGATAAGATTTATATAAGCGGAAAAGCTGATGATAAGGGAGATATAGCAAAAACACCCGAAGTAAAATGGACGCTTGCAGATGAAGAAAACGCAGACGATGTTGAGATAAAGAGTCCGGCAAAACTTAAGAGCCGTGTAATATTCAAGAAGCCCGGCAGCTATAAATTTATCCTGACAGCAGTTGAAAGTGGAGTTTCCGACAGCGTTATCGTTAAGGTTCTTAAAGACCCTGAGACTATTATCGCAAGAAGAAAACTCATAAGTCTTGTGGAATCGATGAAAAAAGCTGACCTCTCAAAGGTAGAGGAAGGAAAGGAAAATTTAGAAAAGGCTATAGTTTCAGCAAATGAGGCAGCAGATAATAAGTCAGCAGAGCTTTCAGAATTAAATGATGCAATGAAAGGGCTTAAAAAAGCATTTTCGGAAATAAAAGTTAAGAATAATAATCTTGCATTTATAGCTGAGATTTCAGCAAGCTATACTTCCGGATGGGAGGATATCAAAGCTGTAAATGACGGCAAACTCCCGAAAAATGCAAATGAATCTTCCTACAGTCACTGGGGAAGCTGGGGAAACAGTTCATCAGAGGAGAGTCTTACATATAAGTGGCCTGCAGAGGTTGAGATCGACAGTTCTAATCTCTATTTATGGTACGATGGAAATACTATTACCTCAGGTGGAATAAAGTTTCCGAAGAGCTATAAATATGAATATCTTGATGAGAACGGCAGCTGGAAAAGTCTGGAAACTGAAATGCCGATGGAGACAGATAAATTCTCAACAGTTTCTTTCGACAGGATCAAGACGAGTTCTATCTGTGTGATACTTGAAAAGAGAGCAGCTGACGGAGAAGGTGTCGGAGTACATGAATGGGAGATAATCGGACAGCCGGTTGAATATATGATCACACCGGATGAACCTGAAACACCTGATGTACCGGATGAACCTGAAACACCTGAGACACCCGAAACACCGGAAGAGCCTGAAACTCCTGTAAGTCCGAGTCAGCCGGATGCTCCTGAAACACCTGAAAAACCTGAGACACCGGAAGTGCCTGAGACACCGGAAGAACCGGAAATGCCTGAAATTCCGGTAAATCCGGATACACCTTCTGATCCGGATGCGCCTGAAACTCCGGCATCACCTTCAGAGGATACGGCTCCGGCAGAGGACAATAGTCCAAAGGCTCCTGAAGGAAATGAGATAACAGGTGATAACTGTGTACTTACTACAGGAAATAAGTATTACATCAGGACTGATTTCAAGGTAAAGAAGTTTATAATCAGTGATAAAAAAGTCCTTAAAGTAACAAAGAAAGGCAAAGTCAGGGTAAAGCGTGCCGGAATAGTAACTATTACCGCAAAGGGAAAGAATGGTGAGACAAAAGTATTCAGCAATATCGTAGTAGAAAAACCTAAACTTTCCTCCCTTATTGTTAACAGCAGGGAAACAATAGATATATCTGAAATGCTGACCGGTGTAACTTACAGCAAGGCTGACAGTTATGCTTCTTCCAATACAAAGGTTGCAGCTATAGATGCAAATGGTAAAATTACGATAAACGGCGCAGGAAAAACAAAGATCACCGTAATATTCGGCAAGAAGAAGTTTAAGAAAACACTGAAGGTAAGAATCTGA